One genomic window of Cercospora beticola chromosome 5, complete sequence includes the following:
- the RPL20A gene encoding 60S ribosomal protein L20A, which produces MVQSASAGYKGLEEYQVIGRHLPSDANPTPKLYRMRIFAPNEVVAKSRFWYFLAKLRKIKKANGEIVSLNKIHEKHPLKVKNFGIWIRYDSRSGTHNMYKEYREMSRVDAVKSLYQDMASRHRARFRTIHILKVVEVEKTDDIRRPYIKQLTTKNLKFPLPHRAPPKRGKKVFAATRPNTFY; this is translated from the exons ATGG TTCAGTCTGCAAGCGCCGGCTACAAGGGCCTGGAGGAGTACCAGGTCATTGGCCGCCATCTCCCCAGCGATGCCAACCCAACGCCAAAGCTCTACCGCATGCGTATCTTTGCGCCAAACGAGGTCGTCGCCAAGTCCCGTTTCTGGTACTTCCTTGCAAAGCTtcgcaagatcaagaaggcgaaCGGTGAGATCGTCAGCTTGAACAAG ATCCACGAGAAGCACCCTCTGAAGGTCAAGAACTTCGGTATCTGGATCCGCTACGACTCGCGTTCCGGCACACACAACATGTACAAGGAGTACCGTGAGATGTCTCGTGTCGACGCTGTCAAGTCGCTCTACCAGGACATGGCTTCCCGCCACCGTGCCCGCTTCAGGACCATCCAC ATCCTCAAGGTCGTTGAGGTTGAGAAGACCGACGACATCCGCCGCCCATACATTAAGCAGCTCACCACCAAGAACCTCAAGTTCCCACTTCCTCACCGCGCACCACCGAAGCGTGGCAAGAAGGTCTTCGCTGCCACTCGCCCAAACACTTTCTACTAG
- a CDS encoding uncharacterized protein (CAZy:GH16) has translation MMRFSFLLSAWTIFAAQSLAYYVLDTDFFTVDTNGSFFDKFNFINETDPTHGTVSYRPYSDCRDLNLIQNTTDNIIMRVDSTNALSGDDGRPSVRIESKKKFYKGLIVVDVDHMPASICGVWPAFWTYGPDWPNNGEIDIIEGINQFQANRMTLHTAPGCYTKNQSTYSQQYSGSLLYTNCTAGTGCSIGTLETNTYGDGFNAIGGGIYATEWTEKYISIYFFPRDVCEQSDVITGPLGKNPDPSTWGIPLSRFDLTCNIEKNFRNHSIVFDTTFCGDWADGANQWNSTIPVNTTWPPYATSNSGAWLQSGKKHGFGPYFASNSTCAAKTGMICKDWVKKRPEAFKEAYWSVNALRVYQEYDGLASYGDAPGSLLDVDVEIDVDLSLGSGEEEQQEEESQQQEEENQQQEEDPPSLLGREASPHDGPDAPKHGGHFGHHKHKHRH, from the exons ATGATGAGGTTCTCATTCTTACTTTCAGCCTGGACAATCTTTGCCGCCCAGTCACTCGCTTACTACGTCCTGGATACGGATTTCTTTACCGTCGATACAAATGGCTCATTCTTCGACAAATTCAATTTCATCAACGAGACAGATCCAACTCACGGAACTGTATCGTACAGACCCTACTCCGACTGTCGAGATCTGAACCTCATCCAGAACACAACAGATAACATAATCATGCGTGTCGACAGCACAAATGCCCTATCAGGCGACGATGGAAGGCCAAGCGTAAGAATagaaagcaagaagaagtttTACAAAGGCTTGattgtcgtcgatgtcgatcACATGCCGGCTAGTATCTGCGGTGTATG GCCAGCATTCTGGACATACGGACCGGATTGGCCCAACAATGGCGAGATCGATATCATAGAAGGCATTAATCAATTCCAAGCCAACCGCATGACCCTCCACACAGCTCCCGGCTGCTACACCAAAAACCAGTCGACATATTCTCAACAATATTCCGGTTCCCTATTGTACACGAATTGTACCGCAGGCACTGGCTGTTCCATCGGCACTCTCGAAACTAACACTTACGGCGACGGTTTCAACGCAATCGGAGGTGGCATCTACGCCACAGAATGGACGGAAAAGTACATCTCAATCTACTTCTTCCCTCGAGATGTCTGCGAACAAAGTGATGTTATCACTGGACCTCTTGGCAAGAACCCTGATCCAAGCACATGGGGCATACCGCTAAGTCGCTTCGACCTAACATGTAACATCGAAAAGAACTTCCGAAATCACAGTATCGTATTCGATACCACTTTTTGCGGAGATTGGGCTGATGGAGCAAATCAATGGAATTCAACAATTCCAGTGAATACTACTTGGCCACCGTACGCAACATCGAATTCTGGTGCATGGCTGCAAAGTGGAAAGAAACATGGTTTTGGACCATATTTTGCGTCGAATTCGACTTGTGCAGCGAAAACGGGGATGATTTGCAAGGATTGGGTGAAGAAGCGTCCGGAGGCGTTTAAGGAGGCTTATTGGAGTGTTAATGCGTTGAGGGTGTATCAAGAGTATGATGGGTTGGCGAGTTATGGGGATGCGCCGGGGTCGTTGCTGGATGTGGATGTGGAGATTGATGTTGATCTGTCGTTGGGGAGTGGTGAGGAGGaacagcaggaggaggaaagtcaacagcaggaagaggaaaatcaacagcaggaagaggatcCACCGAGTCTTTTGGGAAGAGAGGCATCGCCGCACGACGGGCCCGACGCCCCCAAGCATGGCGGGCATTTTGGACATCATAAGCATAAGCATCGGCATTAG